One part of the Rutidosis leptorrhynchoides isolate AG116_Rl617_1_P2 chromosome 1, CSIRO_AGI_Rlap_v1, whole genome shotgun sequence genome encodes these proteins:
- the LOC139876377 gene encoding protein FAR1-RELATED SEQUENCE 5-like, with protein MSEFAGHLEEEEECDFVPKQYVVGTEIVSESGISHWLPEVDNAYKPVKGTIFDSIDVAYNFYQQYAQRGGFEIRKATQTPARREGFKPTKPCKVLENNERHQKGESHVDTNNMETNAQVKESDSSNQRVKKNRVRPSQRIGCEASFKLRIVEDNKYELYGFVEEHNHCMVHPDYRLHLKTYRKLDNSMKTLLYNFLLAGVGPTAGHRILTKILGGLDKVGTTSVDCRNFKRDIIAYIGKADAQIMVDMLTQRKKCLPNFSFEYFVDDKGVLGGFFWADEYAKRNYSAFGDVVSFDATFRTNKYNMVFIPFTGIDNHKKCVTFGAGMLAKEDAYSYKWLLNCFKTAFPDEPMIVMTDQDPAMKIAVEDVFKMARHRLCMWHIMEKLTTKVRS; from the exons AATGTGACTTCGTTCCCAAGCAGTACGTTGTTGGGACAGAAATTGTATCTGAATCTGGCATTTCACATTGGCTACCTGAAGTTGATAATGCGTACAAGCCTGTTAAGGGAACCATTTTTGATAGTATTGATGTTGCATACAACTTTTACCAACAATACGCTCAACGTGGTGGGTTTGAAATAAGGAAAGCCACACAAACTCCAGCGAGACG GGAAGGATTTAAGCCCACAAAACCATGTAAGGTGTTAGAAAATAATGAGAGACACCAGAAAGGAGAAAGTCATGTGGATACCAACAACATGGAAACTAATGCACAAGTGAAAGAGTCTGATTCGTCTAATCAAAGGGTGAAGAAGAACCGAGTACGACCTTCACAACGCATTGGTTGTGAAGCAAGCTTTAAGCTCAGGATAGTTGAAGATAACAAATATGAATTATATGGTTTCGTAGAGGAACACAACCACTGCATGGTGCATCCGGATTATAGGCTACATTTGAAGACGTACAGAAAATTAGATAATTCCATGAAAACCTTGTTATATAACTTTTTATTAGCAGGTGTTGGACCAACGGCCGGACATCGTATACTAACAAAGATCCTTGGTGGGCTTGACAAAGTTGGTACAACCTCGGTAGATTGTCGAAACTTTAAGAGAGACATAATTGCATATATCGGTAAAGCCGATGCACAAATTATGGTCGACATGCTAACTCAGAGAAAAAAGTGTTTGCCCAACTTCTCATTCGAATATTTTGTTGATGACAAAGGTGTGCTTGGAGGTTTCTTTTGGGCTGATGAGTATGCAAAGCGTAATTACTCTGCATTTGGTGACGTGGTGTCGTTTGATGCAACTTTTCGAACTAACAA ATACAATATGGTTTTTATTCCGTTTACCGGCATCGACAATCATAAAAAGTGTGTCACATTTGGTGCTGGAATGTTGGCTAAGGAAGATGCTTATTCGTACAAGTGGTTGTTAAATTGTTTTAAGACCGCGTTCCCTGATGAGCCAATGATTGTGATGACAGACCAAGACCCTGCAATGAAAATAGCTGTTGAAGATGTTTTTAAAATGGCACGTCATCGTCTTTGTATGTGGCACATTATGGAGAAACTTACTACAAAGGTGCGAAGTTAA